A genome region from Myxococcales bacterium includes the following:
- a CDS encoding cupin domain-containing protein: MASAVGHAARTILREPDLRVVVIAMEAGATIAEHHATDTATLYVLHGDLRIRFNDRVVELGAGHLLPFARGLVHDVEAIAESAVVLVLARSAT, from the coding sequence ATGGCGTCTGCTGTCGGGCACGCCGCGCGCACGATCCTCCGCGAGCCCGATCTCCGGGTCGTCGTGATCGCGATGGAGGCTGGTGCCACGATCGCCGAGCACCACGCGACCGATACGGCGACGTTGTACGTCCTCCACGGGGACCTGCGGATACGCTTCAACGACCGCGTCGTCGAGCTCGGCGCCGGGCATCTCCTGCCGTTCGCGCGTGGCCTGGTCCACGACGTCGAGGCGATCGCTGAAAGTGCCGTCGTCCTCGTGCTCGCCCGGAGCGCAACTTGA
- a CDS encoding alpha/beta hydrolase yields MPWVLLAFGLACALASVISIMPPRWPGAATLVAWPIGWLVSELPLHQLGGQLGVGVALILGGGAAAWPGWVGVAGVAVSLTILRHHLIIAARTTGVIERALGDALGRDYHDRIAPAVRATYDPTTPWRAILFPWPRRPRDVDRTVSVAYGDEPRQRLDVYRRADADAAPRPVFVYVHGGGWVVGDKRHQGLLTVHELARAGWVCVSINYRLSPRATFPDHLIDVKRALAWVRGHVAEHGGDPRFVMIGGGSAGAHLASLAAVTANDPRYQPGFEQVDTAVAGCVAYYGVYDFADRAGTFRHRAFRELLLARIVIKRPLAEHEAYEAASPHAQLARTGAATPPMMVIHGTRDNLVPVAMARAFVGEARARGALVAYAELPGAHHAFELFSSLRSVVVVHGVHRFCQAIYSRWRVAHPDRDR; encoded by the coding sequence ATGCCCTGGGTGCTGTTGGCCTTCGGCCTGGCGTGCGCGCTGGCGTCCGTGATCTCGATCATGCCCCCGCGCTGGCCGGGCGCGGCCACCCTGGTCGCGTGGCCCATCGGCTGGCTGGTCAGCGAGCTACCCCTGCACCAGCTCGGCGGTCAGCTCGGCGTCGGCGTCGCGCTGATCCTCGGCGGCGGCGCCGCGGCCTGGCCCGGCTGGGTCGGCGTGGCCGGCGTGGCGGTGTCGCTGACGATCCTGCGGCACCACCTGATCATCGCGGCCCGCACCACCGGCGTCATCGAGCGCGCGCTGGGCGACGCGCTCGGCCGCGACTACCACGACCGGATCGCGCCCGCGGTGCGCGCCACCTACGATCCCACCACGCCGTGGCGCGCGATCTTGTTCCCGTGGCCGCGGCGGCCGCGCGACGTCGACCGCACCGTCAGCGTCGCCTACGGCGACGAACCGCGCCAGCGCCTCGACGTCTACCGGCGCGCCGACGCCGACGCCGCGCCCCGCCCCGTGTTCGTCTACGTCCACGGCGGCGGCTGGGTGGTCGGCGACAAGCGCCACCAGGGCCTGCTCACGGTCCACGAGCTGGCCCGCGCCGGCTGGGTGTGCGTCTCGATCAACTACCGGCTGTCGCCGCGGGCGACCTTCCCCGACCACCTCATCGACGTGAAGCGCGCGCTGGCGTGGGTGCGCGGCCACGTCGCCGAGCACGGCGGCGATCCCCGGTTCGTGATGATCGGCGGCGGCTCCGCCGGCGCGCACCTCGCCAGCCTGGCCGCGGTGACCGCCAACGATCCGCGCTACCAACCCGGGTTCGAGCAGGTCGACACCGCCGTCGCCGGGTGCGTGGCGTACTACGGCGTCTACGACTTCGCCGACCGCGCCGGCACCTTCCGGCACCGCGCCTTCCGCGAGCTGTTGCTGGCGCGCATCGTCATCAAGCGCCCGCTGGCCGAGCACGAGGCCTACGAGGCCGCGTCGCCGCACGCGCAGCTGGCCCGGACCGGCGCCGCCACGCCGCCGATGATGGTCATCCACGGCACCCGCGACAACCTCGTGCCCGTCGCCATGGCCCGCGCGTTCGTCGGCGAGGCCCGCGCCCGCGGCGCGCTCGTCGCGTACGCCGAGCTGCCCGGCGCCCACCACGCGTTCGAGCTGTTCTCGTCGCTGCGCAGCGTGGTCGTCGTGCACGGGGTCCACCGGTTCTGTCAAGCGATCTATTCGCGCTGGCGCGTGGCCCATCCGGACCGCGATCGATGA
- the pckA gene encoding phosphoenolpyruvate carboxykinase (ATP) — MADFHLEAHGISVAEIHRNATPSYLYEAALRHERGSAISSTGSLIAYSGKKTGRSPTDKRVVDEPEVRDDIWWGSVNIKLDAQSFTINRERAIDYLNTRERLYVVDGFAGWDPAYRLKIRIVCARAYHALFMHNMLIRPSTAELEDFGAPDYVIFNAGGFPANKHTAGMTSATSIDLSFGRREFIILGSEYAGEMKKGVFTIMNYLMPKRGVLSMHCSATQARDGGDSSVLFGLSGTGKTTLSADPKRLLIGDDEHCWSDEGVFNIEGGCYAKVIDLSREQEPDIWNALQFGSVLENVVFDPESHVVDYKNVSITQNTRGCYPLDVIPNAKIPAVAGHPKNVIFLTCDAFGVLPPVAKLTPAQAMYHFISGYTAKVAGTEVGVKDPEATFSACFGGPFLAWHPTKYAELLADKLRTHGAQTWLVNTGWSGGGYGVGSRMKLKFTRAIVDAIHSGALDKVATVEDPVFGVAVPTECPGVPAELLVPKNTWTDKAAYDVQARKVAVLFRENFKKYEGQASEEIRAAAPRL, encoded by the coding sequence ATGGCCGACTTCCACCTCGAGGCCCACGGCATCTCGGTCGCCGAGATCCACCGCAACGCCACCCCGTCGTACCTGTACGAGGCCGCCCTGCGCCACGAGCGCGGCTCGGCGATCTCGTCGACCGGCTCGCTCATCGCCTACTCCGGCAAGAAGACCGGTCGCAGCCCGACCGACAAGCGCGTGGTCGACGAGCCCGAGGTCCGCGACGACATCTGGTGGGGCAGCGTCAACATCAAGCTCGACGCCCAGAGCTTCACGATCAACCGCGAGCGCGCGATCGACTACCTGAACACCCGCGAGCGGCTCTACGTCGTCGACGGCTTCGCCGGCTGGGATCCGGCCTACCGGCTGAAGATCCGCATCGTCTGCGCCCGCGCGTACCACGCGCTGTTCATGCACAACATGCTGATCCGCCCGTCGACGGCCGAGCTCGAGGACTTCGGCGCGCCCGACTACGTGATCTTCAACGCCGGCGGCTTCCCCGCCAACAAGCACACCGCGGGCATGACCTCGGCCACGTCGATCGACCTGTCGTTCGGCCGGCGCGAGTTCATCATCCTCGGCAGCGAGTACGCCGGCGAGATGAAGAAGGGGGTGTTCACGATCATGAACTACCTCATGCCCAAGCGCGGCGTGCTGTCGATGCACTGCTCGGCGACCCAGGCCCGCGACGGCGGCGACTCGTCGGTCCTGTTCGGCCTGTCGGGCACCGGCAAGACCACGCTGTCGGCCGATCCCAAGCGCCTGCTGATCGGCGACGACGAGCACTGCTGGAGCGACGAGGGCGTGTTCAACATCGAGGGCGGCTGCTACGCCAAGGTCATCGACCTGTCGCGCGAGCAGGAGCCCGACATCTGGAACGCGCTGCAGTTCGGCTCGGTGCTCGAGAACGTCGTGTTCGATCCGGAGTCGCACGTCGTCGACTACAAGAACGTGTCGATCACCCAGAACACCCGCGGCTGCTATCCGCTCGACGTCATCCCCAACGCCAAGATCCCGGCGGTGGCCGGCCACCCGAAGAACGTCATCTTCCTGACCTGCGACGCGTTCGGCGTGCTCCCGCCGGTGGCCAAGCTGACCCCGGCCCAGGCGATGTACCACTTCATCAGCGGCTACACCGCCAAGGTCGCCGGCACCGAGGTCGGCGTGAAGGACCCCGAGGCGACGTTCTCGGCCTGCTTCGGCGGGCCGTTCCTCGCCTGGCACCCGACCAAGTACGCCGAGCTGCTCGCCGACAAGCTGCGCACGCACGGCGCCCAGACCTGGCTGGTCAACACCGGCTGGTCGGGCGGCGGCTACGGCGTCGGGTCGCGCATGAAGCTCAAGTTCACGCGCGCGATCGTCGACGCGATCCACTCGGGCGCCCTCGACAAGGTCGCCACCGTCGAGGACCCGGTGTTCGGGGTCGCGGTGCCGACCGAGTGCCCGGGCGTGCCGGCCGAGCTCCTCGTGCCGAAGAACACCTGGACCGACAAGGCCGCCTACGACGTGCAAGCGCGGAAGGTCGCGGTGCTGTTCCGCGAGAACTTCAAGAAGTACGAGGGCCAGGCGTCTGAAGAGATCCGCGCGGCCGCGCCGCGGCTCTGA
- a CDS encoding 4Fe-4S binding protein has product MPVPHDLEFFVDPSRCIGCQACVHACTECDTHRGDSMIHLEYIDRATSVQTVPVVCMHCEQPTCAEVCPADAIKRSADGVVQSARKPRCIGCGNCVVACPFGVPELYIDRAVMMKCDMCYDRTSVGKKPMCATVCPSQALFFGTREEVRALRPRSAPVNKFQFGDQAITTRVNVMVPRGPGAPSHVDVTAAMAERPHNRGMRLPVIDTNDPFAGVEV; this is encoded by the coding sequence ATGCCCGTCCCTCATGATCTCGAGTTTTTCGTCGACCCCAGCCGCTGCATCGGCTGTCAGGCCTGCGTCCACGCATGCACGGAGTGCGACACGCACCGCGGGGACTCGATGATTCACCTCGAGTACATCGATCGCGCCACGTCGGTCCAGACCGTGCCGGTCGTGTGCATGCACTGCGAGCAGCCGACCTGCGCCGAGGTCTGCCCCGCCGATGCGATCAAGCGCAGCGCCGACGGCGTCGTGCAGAGCGCACGCAAGCCGCGCTGCATCGGCTGCGGCAACTGCGTCGTCGCCTGCCCGTTCGGCGTGCCGGAACTCTACATCGATCGCGCGGTGATGATGAAGTGCGACATGTGCTACGACCGCACCTCCGTCGGCAAGAAGCCGATGTGCGCGACGGTCTGCCCGAGCCAGGCCCTGTTCTTCGGAACCCGCGAGGAGGTGCGTGCGCTCCGCCCGCGGTCGGCGCCGGTCAACAAATTCCAGTTCGGTGACCAGGCCATCACCACGCGCGTCAACGTGATGGTGCCGCGCGGCCCCGGCGCGCCGTCACACGTCGACGTCACCGCCGCGATGGCGGAGCGGCCGCACAATCGCGGGATGCGCCTGCCCGTGATCGATACCAACGATCCGTTCGCCGGGGTGGAGGTGTAG
- the ytfE gene encoding iron-sulfur cluster repair protein YtfE: MQPMTTPLGDLAAANPSATRVFLRHRLDFCCGGRRTLAEACERAGLNPAEIAAELEQEATRGDSSIRWQSRTQTELADHIESHYHAGLRRDLPPLIEAARKVERVHASKAGVPSGLADVLTEFFAEMQSHMGKEEKILFPMIRDGARGEAVHGPVHVMEGEHDAHREQLAKIRELTDDLRLPAHACATWTALYHGLETIEAELMQHIHLENNILFSRATRGDG, encoded by the coding sequence ATGCAGCCGATGACGACCCCTCTCGGTGACCTCGCAGCCGCGAATCCGTCCGCAACTCGCGTCTTCCTGCGCCACCGCCTTGACTTCTGTTGTGGTGGCCGCCGAACGCTGGCGGAGGCATGCGAGCGCGCCGGCCTAAACCCCGCGGAGATCGCCGCGGAGCTCGAGCAGGAGGCCACACGAGGCGATTCATCCATCCGGTGGCAGAGCCGGACGCAGACCGAACTCGCCGACCACATCGAGAGCCACTACCACGCCGGCCTTCGCCGAGACCTCCCGCCGCTGATCGAAGCCGCGCGCAAGGTGGAGCGAGTCCACGCGAGCAAGGCGGGCGTCCCTTCGGGACTCGCGGACGTACTGACCGAGTTCTTCGCCGAGATGCAGAGCCACATGGGCAAGGAAGAGAAGATCCTGTTCCCTATGATCCGTGACGGTGCGCGCGGGGAGGCGGTCCACGGGCCGGTCCACGTGATGGAGGGCGAGCACGACGCCCACCGCGAACAGCTCGCGAAGATCCGCGAGCTCACGGACGACCTGCGGCTGCCGGCGCACGCCTGCGCGACATGGACGGCGCTCTACCATGGCCTCGAGACCATCGAGGCGGAGCTGATGCAGCATATCCATCTCGAGAACAACATCCTGTTCTCGCGCGCAACCCGCGGGGACGGATGA
- a CDS encoding PEGA domain-containing protein, protein MVGRWLSLAVVMLVITTASARAESARTVRVETTPPGATVYLGDKSGAALGTTPAEIKLTPGDYVLVIELDGYLDELVPVPVPAVSGKAARKPIDLEPILMRAAESMLEVRGEAPDGARVVVDGEDRGTLPRRLEIMPGPHQVQVIAGGKAVWDEWVELDSGAEHVVTVAPKVEAPAPEPVGPRGPRPPLVTVRVGPDFGWRDLSYSNGGDAMFTPSFSSKGLVAIRIEAELAPWRLAPAARPVWPLALVVGGGFAPADTVVAGTSETDQFWRTTEVGLRYRVGLGRHAAIGADVGWARLLWAFRGDREDALPDSDYQTVRLGLRGEGSVGPLAGWLTIANQVVASGGPLPDRFASADADGLGLRAGALARLWHGRIEAGFEYQLVRFTWAFANDNLADYQADGATDRFDSFRLWVGGAY, encoded by the coding sequence ATGGTCGGTCGCTGGCTCTCGCTCGCCGTGGTGATGCTCGTCATCACCACCGCCTCCGCGCGCGCCGAGAGCGCGCGCACGGTCCGCGTCGAGACCACGCCGCCCGGCGCGACCGTCTACCTGGGCGACAAGTCCGGGGCGGCGCTCGGCACGACCCCGGCCGAGATCAAGCTGACGCCGGGCGACTACGTCCTGGTGATCGAGCTCGACGGCTACCTCGACGAGCTGGTGCCGGTGCCGGTGCCCGCGGTCTCGGGCAAGGCCGCGCGCAAGCCGATCGACCTCGAGCCGATCTTGATGCGCGCCGCCGAGTCGATGCTCGAGGTCCGCGGCGAGGCCCCGGACGGCGCGCGGGTCGTCGTCGACGGCGAGGACCGCGGCACGCTGCCCCGGCGCCTCGAGATCATGCCGGGGCCGCACCAGGTCCAGGTGATCGCCGGCGGCAAGGCCGTGTGGGACGAGTGGGTCGAGCTCGACAGCGGCGCCGAGCACGTCGTCACGGTCGCGCCGAAAGTCGAGGCGCCGGCGCCCGAGCCCGTGGGCCCGCGCGGGCCGCGGCCGCCGCTGGTGACCGTGCGGGTCGGCCCCGACTTCGGCTGGCGCGACCTGTCGTACAGCAACGGCGGCGACGCGATGTTCACGCCGTCGTTCTCGTCGAAGGGACTGGTCGCGATCCGGATCGAGGCCGAGCTGGCGCCGTGGCGGCTGGCGCCAGCGGCGCGCCCGGTGTGGCCGCTGGCGCTGGTGGTCGGCGGTGGGTTCGCGCCGGCCGACACCGTGGTCGCGGGCACGAGCGAGACCGATCAGTTCTGGCGCACGACCGAGGTCGGGCTCCGCTACCGCGTCGGGCTCGGGCGCCACGCGGCGATCGGCGCCGACGTCGGCTGGGCCCGGCTCCTGTGGGCCTTCCGCGGCGATCGCGAGGACGCGCTGCCCGACTCCGACTATCAGACGGTGCGGCTCGGCCTGCGCGGCGAGGGCTCGGTCGGGCCGCTCGCCGGCTGGCTGACGATCGCCAACCAGGTGGTCGCGAGCGGCGGGCCGCTGCCCGACCGGTTCGCGAGCGCCGACGCCGACGGGCTCGGACTCCGCGCCGGGGCCCTGGCGCGGCTGTGGCACGGCCGCATCGAGGCCGGCTTCGAGTACCAGCTCGTGCGGTTCACGTGGGCCTTCGCCAACGACAACCTGGCCGACTACCAGGCTGACGGCGCCACCGATCGGTTCGACAGCTTCCGGCTCTGGGTCGGCGGCGCGTACTGA
- a CDS encoding coproporphyrinogen III oxidase, with amino-acid sequence MTLTLASSPGAARALALVQSLRAGFADALAAVAADRGLPVEFAEVSWLRDDGRHGGGSRLACGDDRVFDRASINVSQVHYDDDPARALSSATALSTIIHPRDPHAPSVHIHVSWTELRTGRAYWRIMADLNPAIAVAADTAAFAEALRAAAPDEAARAETQGDRYFWIPALGRHRGVTHFYLEDHATDDPVADEALARAVGVAATLTYARILGAALARAPVVTAADRATQLAYHTLYLFQVLTLDRGTTSGLLVHDQNDVGILGSLPSHVDRALLAPWRDRVPAPQERLVDALVDALPDASPAPVDRATKAALAAAVRAHYRRHPDALDLQATGGIAVPTVANHGR; translated from the coding sequence GTGACCCTGACCCTCGCCTCGTCGCCGGGCGCCGCCCGCGCGCTCGCCCTCGTGCAGTCGCTCCGCGCCGGGTTCGCCGACGCGCTCGCGGCGGTCGCCGCGGATCGCGGCCTGCCGGTCGAGTTCGCCGAGGTCAGCTGGCTGCGCGACGACGGCCGCCACGGCGGCGGCAGCCGGCTGGCGTGCGGCGACGACCGCGTGTTCGACCGGGCGTCGATCAACGTCTCGCAGGTCCACTACGACGACGACCCGGCCCGCGCGCTGAGCTCGGCCACGGCGCTGTCGACGATCATCCACCCGCGCGATCCGCACGCGCCCTCGGTCCACATCCACGTCAGCTGGACCGAGCTGCGCACCGGCCGCGCGTACTGGCGGATCATGGCGGATCTCAACCCGGCGATCGCGGTGGCGGCCGACACCGCGGCCTTCGCCGAGGCGCTACGCGCGGCCGCGCCCGACGAGGCCGCGCGCGCCGAGACCCAGGGCGATCGCTACTTCTGGATCCCGGCGCTCGGGCGTCACCGCGGGGTCACGCACTTCTACCTGGAGGATCACGCGACCGACGACCCCGTCGCTGACGAGGCGCTGGCCCGCGCGGTCGGCGTCGCCGCGACCCTGACGTACGCGCGCATCCTCGGCGCGGCCCTCGCGCGCGCGCCGGTCGTGACCGCCGCCGATCGCGCGACCCAGCTCGCCTACCACACGCTGTACCTGTTCCAGGTGCTGACCCTCGACCGCGGCACGACCTCGGGCCTGCTCGTCCACGATCAGAACGACGTCGGCATCCTCGGCTCGCTGCCATCGCACGTCGATCGCGCGCTCTTGGCACCGTGGCGCGACCGGGTGCCGGCGCCGCAGGAGCGGCTGGTCGACGCGCTGGTCGACGCGCTGCCCGACGCGTCGCCCGCGCCGGTCGACCGCGCGACCAAGGCCGCGCTCGCCGCCGCCGTGCGCGCCCACTACCGCCGGCACCCCGACGCGCTCGACCTCCAGGCCACCGGCGGCATCGCCGTGCCCACCGTCGCGAACCACGGCCGCTGA
- a CDS encoding Rieske (2Fe-2S) protein codes for MLTSGAFVAGQVWIAAKSLVRARRAKTGRVRIASLAALPLGSATMFAYPDAHNPCLLIRMRDGRLLAYSQKCTHLSCAVIPELDQGILRCPCHDGVFELATGRNIAGPPPRPLPVIELEVTGDEVYAVGIKARTV; via the coding sequence GTGCTCACGAGCGGCGCGTTCGTCGCCGGCCAGGTGTGGATCGCGGCCAAGAGCCTCGTGCGCGCTCGCCGCGCGAAGACCGGCCGCGTGCGGATCGCGTCGCTGGCGGCGCTGCCGCTCGGTAGCGCGACGATGTTCGCCTATCCCGACGCGCATAATCCCTGTTTGCTGATCCGTATGCGCGACGGCAGGCTGCTCGCCTACAGTCAGAAGTGCACGCACCTGTCGTGCGCCGTCATTCCGGAGCTCGACCAGGGCATCCTGCGCTGTCCATGCCATGACGGCGTCTTCGAACTCGCGACCGGGCGCAACATCGCAGGCCCTCCGCCGCGACCGCTTCCGGTGATTGAGCTCGAGGTCACGGGCGACGAGGTCTACGCCGTCGGCATCAAGGCGAGGACGGTATGA
- a CDS encoding TerB family tellurite resistance protein codes for METRARDVIAGTLRPNDPRRFLVEAMIGAMNSDGEVDQRERDVLQRYIDQHEMFAGVTPTNAKLLLEMATDAVNFAGSATARIPAIARGLPARLHRITAMAMACEVCVADEILHEGELTFLEQLRLALRIAPYEAQDIFAAAQGHRTAAYIDDRLLRLRTLVGVAVELFTLRAVTLGKLIDDHRFELRDFLVAIPDLALRAHEIEGLLYQAFRKPRMTGPDSELVSLASGLPDAVDRYWMVVYAMCAEPPADLARWRVIPFISLAQRAFGIGDADMELAAADAATFPANLPRPR; via the coding sequence ATGGAGACGCGGGCACGCGACGTCATCGCCGGGACCCTCCGGCCGAACGATCCGCGCCGGTTCCTGGTCGAGGCGATGATCGGGGCGATGAACTCCGACGGCGAGGTCGATCAGCGCGAGCGCGACGTCCTGCAGCGCTACATCGACCAGCACGAGATGTTCGCGGGCGTCACCCCGACCAACGCCAAGCTGCTCCTCGAGATGGCGACCGACGCCGTCAACTTCGCGGGCAGCGCCACCGCGCGCATCCCGGCGATCGCGCGCGGGCTGCCGGCCCGCCTGCACCGGATCACCGCGATGGCGATGGCGTGCGAGGTCTGCGTCGCCGACGAGATCCTCCACGAGGGCGAGCTGACCTTCCTCGAGCAGCTCCGGCTGGCGCTGCGCATCGCCCCGTACGAGGCCCAGGACATCTTCGCCGCGGCCCAGGGCCACCGCACCGCCGCGTACATCGACGATCGGCTGCTGCGCCTGCGCACGCTGGTCGGCGTGGCGGTCGAGCTGTTCACGCTGCGCGCGGTCACGCTCGGCAAGCTGATCGACGACCACCGCTTCGAGCTGCGCGACTTCCTGGTCGCGATCCCCGATCTGGCGCTGCGCGCCCACGAGATCGAGGGGCTGCTCTACCAGGCGTTCCGCAAGCCGCGCATGACGGGCCCCGACAGCGAGCTGGTCTCGCTCGCCAGCGGCCTGCCCGACGCGGTCGATCGCTACTGGATGGTGGTCTACGCGATGTGCGCCGAGCCGCCGGCCGACCTGGCCCGCTGGCGCGTGATCCCGTTCATCTCGCTGGCGCAGCGCGCGTTCGGCATCGGCGACGCCGACATGGAGCTGGCCGCGGCCGACGCGGCGACGTTCCCGGCCAACCTGCCGCGCCCGCGCTGA
- a CDS encoding group II truncated hemoglobin translates to MTSPGYGTGDASYRAAGGADGIDRLVDRFYEHMETLLEARALRAMHAADLTEVREKLAVFLVAWLGGPNEYRTRFGPISIPGIHARFTIDEAERDAWLLCMARAVDEQPWVEAFKTYFMQAIAVPAERVRVASVMRRADS, encoded by the coding sequence TTGACGTCACCAGGCTACGGAACCGGCGACGCTTCGTACCGCGCCGCCGGCGGTGCCGATGGCATCGACCGACTCGTGGATCGATTCTACGAGCACATGGAGACGCTCCTCGAGGCGCGCGCGCTTCGCGCGATGCATGCCGCCGATCTTACCGAGGTCCGCGAGAAGCTCGCGGTCTTTCTCGTGGCCTGGCTCGGTGGCCCCAACGAGTACCGGACGCGATTCGGCCCGATCTCGATCCCCGGAATCCACGCGCGCTTCACGATCGACGAAGCGGAGCGGGATGCGTGGCTCCTGTGCATGGCGCGTGCGGTCGACGAGCAGCCGTGGGTCGAGGCGTTCAAGACCTACTTCATGCAGGCGATCGCCGTCCCTGCGGAGCGGGTGCGCGTCGCTTCGGTGATGCGTCGCGCCGACTCGTGA
- a CDS encoding SMI1/KNR4 family protein, which translates to MQSDIVDLIERVRRRLGDIERRCVIAGPVPEDAVVAAEQELGASFPPSYREFLRHYGALGIPADLAVVHDFCGLADEPGGDVVRSTLAARDTYQLADHLIVVGKGANAAEWFCLDTGRAQDSGECPVVLFDPAANEIDQIFYDDFGAMVREVLEFVDDTLRGDGAPRD; encoded by the coding sequence GTGCAGTCTGACATCGTCGATCTCATCGAGCGCGTCCGCCGCCGGCTAGGCGACATCGAGCGCCGGTGTGTCATCGCCGGGCCCGTGCCCGAGGACGCCGTGGTCGCGGCTGAGCAGGAGCTCGGCGCCAGCTTCCCACCGTCGTACCGCGAGTTCCTCCGCCACTACGGCGCGCTCGGGATCCCGGCCGACCTCGCGGTCGTCCACGACTTCTGCGGCCTGGCCGACGAGCCCGGGGGCGACGTGGTCCGGTCGACGCTGGCGGCCCGGGACACCTACCAGCTCGCCGATCACCTGATCGTGGTCGGCAAGGGCGCCAACGCCGCCGAGTGGTTCTGCCTCGACACCGGCCGGGCCCAGGACTCGGGCGAGTGCCCGGTGGTGCTGTTCGATCCAGCCGCGAACGAGATCGATCAGATCTTCTACGACGACTTCGGCGCGATGGTCCGGGAGGTGCTCGAGTTCGTCGACGACACCCTCCGCGGCGACGGCGCCCCGCGAGATTGA
- a CDS encoding tellurite resistance/C4-dicarboxylate transporter family protein has product MEAAQPVGGLAGMHPAYFALAMATGIVSLACESLALHPVAVALFACNLGFYSILWTLLIARVIRHGDRVRADLVDHRRAVGFFTIVAATCVLGSQCLIVGGSLAAALGLWFAGIVLWAVLIYGIFALLTVKTQKPALADGINGGWLISVVAAQSVSVLGAQLAPSLGAHAEAALVFSLAMWLGGGMLYLWIISLIFYRYTFFTMSPSDLAPPYWINMGAAAISTLAGTMLVAAAPHSPALEQILPFVRGFTWMWWATATWWIPMLLILGVWRHVIRKFPLRYDPLYWGAVFPLGMYTVCTFRLSRVVDAAFLGGIARVFVYVALGAWCLAAAGMARHLARPAHPSSSR; this is encoded by the coding sequence ATGGAAGCCGCGCAGCCCGTTGGTGGCCTTGCTGGGATGCACCCTGCGTACTTCGCGCTCGCGATGGCGACCGGGATCGTGTCGCTCGCGTGCGAGTCCCTCGCGCTGCATCCGGTTGCCGTGGCGCTATTCGCCTGCAACCTAGGCTTCTACTCGATCCTGTGGACGCTGCTGATCGCGCGCGTGATCCGCCATGGCGATCGCGTCCGCGCCGACCTCGTTGACCACCGTCGGGCCGTCGGGTTCTTTACGATCGTCGCGGCGACCTGCGTGCTCGGGTCGCAGTGCTTGATCGTCGGCGGCAGCCTCGCCGCGGCGCTCGGGCTATGGTTCGCCGGGATCGTCCTCTGGGCTGTGCTGATCTACGGGATCTTCGCGCTGCTCACCGTCAAGACCCAGAAGCCCGCGCTCGCCGATGGAATCAACGGAGGCTGGCTGATCAGCGTCGTCGCCGCTCAGTCCGTCAGCGTGCTCGGCGCGCAGCTCGCCCCTTCTCTTGGCGCGCACGCGGAGGCGGCGCTCGTGTTCTCGCTCGCGATGTGGCTCGGCGGCGGGATGCTGTACCTATGGATCATCTCGCTGATCTTTTACCGATACACGTTCTTCACGATGAGCCCCTCTGACCTCGCGCCGCCGTACTGGATCAACATGGGCGCGGCGGCGATCTCGACGCTCGCGGGCACGATGCTCGTCGCCGCTGCGCCGCACTCGCCGGCGCTCGAGCAGATCCTCCCGTTCGTGCGGGGCTTTACGTGGATGTGGTGGGCCACCGCGACGTGGTGGATCCCGATGCTGCTGATCCTCGGGGTCTGGCGCCACGTCATCCGCAAGTTCCCGCTGCGCTATGACCCGCTCTACTGGGGCGCCGTGTTCCCGCTCGGCATGTACACGGTGTGCACGTTCCGCCTTTCCCGCGTGGTCGACGCCGCATTCCTCGGCGGCATCGCGCGCGTGTTCGTGTACGTGGCGCTCGGCGCGTGGTGCCTCGCCGCGGCCGGCATGGCGCGGCACCTCGCCCGGCCCGCCCACCCCTCGTCGAGTCGCTGA